Below is a genomic region from Rhinolophus sinicus isolate RSC01 linkage group LG11, ASM3656204v1, whole genome shotgun sequence.
CCTGGCGTAAAGACAGTGGGGGGCATTAAACAACTAGCAGACAGTTCTTCCAAGATTGGACATGTAGGCTCCACAGACTCCCGTGGCCACCTCATAGGTAGCCCTTCCCCCTCTGCGTTCCCATGCCTGTCAGTTTCCCTGGGCGGGGGCCTCTCTCCCAGGAGGTATGGGCCATGTCTGACGGCCTCCTGGGGAACCAGGTTGGGGAGGAAGCTTGCCAGGGGCCTATTGCCTTCTCCCAACCCCCACGGTCTCCGTTGGCAGCGACTGATCGACAAGACCAAGGTGACATATCTGAAGTGGCTGCCTGAGTCGGAGAGCCTGTTCCTGGCATCACACGCCAGCGGCCACCTGTACCTGTACAACGTCAGCCACCCATGTGCCTCAGCACCGCCCCAGTACAGCCTGCTGAAGCAGGGCGAGGGCTTCGCCGTCTACGCTGCCAAGAGCAAGGCGCCCCGCAACCCACTGGCCAAGTGGGCGGTGGGCGAGGGGCCCCTCAACGAGTTCGCATTCTCGCCCGATGGCCGGCATCTGGCCTGTGTCAGCCAGGACGGCTGCCTGCGCGTCTTCCATTTCGACTCCATGCTCCTGCGGGGGCTCATGAAGAGCTACTTTGGGGGCCTGCTCTGCGTGTGCTGGAGCCCCGATGGGCGCTACGTCGTGACAGGTGGTGAGGATGACCTGGTCACCGTGTGGTCCTTCACTGAGGGCCGCGTGGTGGCCCGTGGCCACGGCCACAAGTCCTGGGTCAATGCTGTGGCCTTTGACCCTTACACCACGAGGGCTGAGGAGGCGGCAGCCGCCAGTGGTGACGGGGAACCAagtggtgaggaggaggaggaggaggaggagccagagGCCACGGGCCCAGGCTCGGGAGGGGGAGCCCCGCTGTCGCCGATGCCCAAGGCTGGCTCCATCACCTACCGCTTTGGCTCCGCTGGCCAGGACACACAGTTCTGCCTGTGGGACCTCACCGAAGATGTGCTTTACCCACACCCACCCTTGGCTCGCACCCGCACACTCCCCAGCACGCCTGGCACCACACCACCTGTCGCCAGCAGTTCTCGGGGTGGCGAGCCAGGCCCCGGGCCCCTGCCACGCTCGCTGTCCCGCTCTAACAGCCTTCCTCACCCGGCGGGCAGTGGCAAGGCGGGTGGCCCAGGCGCGGTGACAGAGCCCGGCACGCCATTCAGCATCGGCCGCTTCGCCACACTCACGCTGCAGGAGCGGCGAGACCGGGGCGCCGAGAAGGAGCACAAGCGCTACCACAGCCTGGGCAACATCAGCCGGGGGGGCGGCGGGAGTAGCGGCAGCGGGGACAAGCCCAGTGGCCCCACGCCCCGCAGCCGGCTGGACCCAGCCAAGGTGCTGGGCACAGCGCTGTGCCCACGCATCCATGAGGTGCCGCTGCTCGAGCCCCTGGTGTGCAAGAAGATCGCCCAGGAGCGGCTAACGGTCCTCCTGTTCCTGGAGGACTGCATCAtcaccgcctgccaggagggcctCATCTGCACCTGGGCCCGGCCGGGCAAGGCGGTGAGTCAGCCACTCCAGCCAGCCTGGGACCCAGGAAGAGGCGGGTATTGGCAGAGGACTTTGTCACTGTCACAGCCTCTAGCCCTGTGGGATGAGGGGAAGCCATGGAAATCTTAGGGTCTCAGATCTTAGAGTGACAGGCTCCAGAACCCTTGGTGACAATAAGCAGAGCGGGTCAGGTGGAAGAGACAGCTGGGAGTGAGCCAGGCTATGAAGGAGCCCAGCACGGCCAGGTCTTAACACTTGTTACTTGAAGCTGGATCTGTATTTCTAtggaaaacactattttttttaaataaatctttttggATATTGATGGTCAGGCTCTATGGGCAAGACTGAGCCTTGGGCCCAGCTTCCAGCCTGGGTCTGGGCTGTTGGGGTCTGAGACCACTGCTGGAGGCACGGACTGTGGAATCCCAGGCTCAGGGTCCAGTCCTGCTCTGCTCCCTGTGTAACTTCGGGCAAGTCCCTAGTCTCCACTTAGGACAGGGAAGCtcaaagatggatggatgggtagggATGTGTCCAGCTCCTGGGGTGGCCTTGGGGTTCAGGAAAACCCCAGGAGGTGGAGCACAGGCCGGGCACCTTGTAACCTTGGCGCGCTGGGCTCATGTCTGAGCTCGGGGTCTGGTCTCGGGTGCGCAGGATGACAGGTCTGACAGCCATGGGTTAGTTCCTCAGAAGAGCGGTTTTGGAATCATAAGGTCCTGTATCCCTAGAACTTACAGCCCAGTCTCAGAGCCTCAGAAGTGGGGCATTGGGGTTTGGGGAATCTGGCAAGTCCTGAAGGAGACCCCTCTGTCTCCCTAGTTCACAGACGAGACCGAGGCCCAGGCAGGGGAAGGAAGTtggcccaggtcacccagcaAGTCAGTGGTAGAGGTAGGACTGTCCCTGAGTTCTATCCCCACCCCAGAATCTCAGGACACCCCCTCAGTCAGAAGGGGACCCCagtttcccttctccccacctcctcctctaCCCTGTCCCCTCCGCTCAGGATCACCTGAGTACTTTAATTATTGTATAAAAGTGCCGCCTGCTGAGACAAGGAAGCTAGCGGAGATGTAAGTTTCTAAGCCTAGGGCAGCGGCctctggagggtggggggggtCTGGGCTGGACTGAAGGGCAAGGCCAGGTGACAGCAGCCTGGGGCTCTGGGCTGGCTGGAGCTCCACATGGTCTCTAACCCCTCCTATCTCCCCTCTCATCTTCCCCAGGGCATCTCCTCTCAAGCAGGCAATTCCCCAAGCGGCACAGTGGTGTGAAGCCATGGATGTCggggtcccccacccccaccccccgctcctAGCCATAACTCCCTGCTGACCTCACGGATCAACGGATTAACAAGACTAACCATGACGGATGGACTGCTCCGGTCCCCCATCATGCACAAATTTGGGGGGCAGAGGGTCCCCAGACTGGCCCAGACCCTGGGGGGATGTAGTGGCCTGTGTGGCCTCAGCCTTGTCCCCACCCACTGCCAAGTACAATGACCCTTCCTCTGAAACATCAGTGTTAGCTTCATCCCTGTCCCCAGCATGTGACTGGTCACTCCAGGGAGGCAAGAAGCTCCCCATTCACAagagccccagctctgccatgtgcCCCTCATccgtgggcagggcaggggtagCCTACTACCCCTCCCTTGGCCCTGCCCCCCTTgctgttgtttgtgcttttgaagAGTGTTAAGTTATGGAAGCCCCTTGGGGCCCTCCCTATCCCCCAGCACCTCTTATTTATACTAAAGTTCCCTGTTTTCACAGTGTAGTGTCTCTTCCTTCAGTGGCAGTGtggaggaagtgtgtgtgtgcttgcgCTGCGTTGCTAGATCAATCCACTTTCACCAGGGAGCAGCCAggccctgcagcccccaccacCCTCACCCCTCCCGTCCCCTTTTAATAACAGGAAAAACGAAGGCAGGAGGAGGGACACCCTCTTCAAAGTCCTCATCGGGAGTTTGCAGAGTTTGAAAATGCCCAAGCTATCCAAATCAGAAATGACAGGGTCGTCCTAGGTGGGGTCCCACAGGCAGCTCCCAAGGCCTAGAGTGAATGGCCTTGAGCACAGGTCTCCTGCTGCCTCAGGGCCTGGCTCGCCTAGCCTGCCAGAGACCATGGCTTCCTCCCGGAGAACTGTCCGTCCTGGAAAGGACAACGAAATCCCTCCTGGCTGGCTCTCCCGTTCCGCCCTTCACCCCCCGAAATGTTTCTGTTTCTAATCCTAGCCTGGGCAGGAATGTGGCTTCATGCCAGGGGCCAAGGAGCTATTTTGGGGGCTCCTTTGCCTCCCCCAGGCTTTGGCCAGCGGATCACCCCCGGTCCTGGCTCCTGAGGGCCTCCCTTCCCGATTCTTtcaccaccccttccccacctcctgccaaAAAAAAGTCAGTGTAAAGCAGAGGGCCTGAAGGCTAAATTTAAACTGGCCCAAAGTCTGAATCTGGGGCTGAGTCACCCACAAAGCTGCCCTGGCCTCCTGTCCCCCTTCCCAGGCCtcacccctttctcctccccccaaCTCCAGGGCTTGGGAGGGGTGTTACCAGGTAACTCTGGACCTCAGTAGGCCCCCTCTGGGGAATGGGAGGGCTCATGTTTGGCCTCTGTCACACCTGTAGCATTCCTTTGTGCTCCGCCTTTTTATGGGCTGGGTGTGTATTGAGTGTTGAGATTCTCCACCCCCTTCATCTCACGGAAGTGTTCTGGGGGGCCTGGCTTATCAGGGGTTAAGGCAGGGAGGGGGCCGGccaaggggaggggagaggggaggaggcctTTGCAGCCAGCAGAGAGAAGTGGCCAGAGAGGCCCAGGGGACAGCCAGGGACAGGCCGACATGCGGCCAGGGCCCCAGGGCCTGGACAGGGGCTGCCAGGCCCCGTGACAGAGGACCCCGAGCCCCTGGAGGGGCCATGGTGTTGCCTGCCCGACATGTCAGCCGAGGTGCGGCTGAGGCGGCTCCAGCAGCTGGTGCTGGACCCCGGCTTCCTGGGGCTGGAGCCCCTGCTCGACCTTCTCCTGGGCGTCCACCAGGAGCTGGGCGCCTCCGACCTGGCCCAGGACAAGTACGTGGCCGACTTCTTGCAGTGGGGTGAGTGCCTGCTGGCATGGGCTCCCCCAcattgggagggtgggggcagggcagaggcaggagatgGGGTTGGGTGCAGGGGTGGCTCTTGGGGTGTCAGGATAGTTATGGGGAGAGATCATTCAGGGGCCCAGAGCTTGGACCTGGGTCCTGGGGTGACATGCCCCTACCTTTGTGCCACCTTGGCCAGGCACAGTGGGGTCAGCAGAGTCCCGGGCAGCCATGACTCAGAACCATGATTTGGGAGCCATGGTAGGCTGGGCTGGGAAGTCTCATGGCCTCTGCTGCATCCCCTTCCCCGAGTCTAGGCCTAGGGACATGCTGGGAGCCCTATCTCCTAGAACCCCCACACACCAAAATGGGCCCTTTGGCCTCAACCCTGGCTTCCCAGAACATGGGCTAGCAGAAGGGATAGGATGGGGCAGCTGCCAGGGGTGCGGTCGGCAGGCAGGTGTTCGGCGCCAGCCTCTTCAGCTGCCCCAACAGGTGCCCAGGCACTGGGAGGGTGCAGTGACTCAGGCAGGCCCTGGGGGAGAACCAGCTCTGCAGACAGGCACCACCCAGCACCCCCTGCACCCCTTGGATGAAGGACCCCTCCCCCATTGGTCTTGGTCCCTCCTAGTCTGCACGTGCCAGCCTAAACTCCCCTCCAGCTGCCCAGGTCCTTGCACTCTAGTTCATGACCTCCAGCTTTCCAGCTCTCCCACAAAGCCCCCTCTTGCCAGGTCTTTCCCTGGAGACAGGCCCAGAGGGAAGATGCTACAACCTCAGCCTCCTGTGTTGTCTGCTCACATGCTCTCCTGGCCCAGGACAGACTCACTCGAGTTTCTCCGTGACCCCCTGCCACTGTACCGCCACTGATCTGTCCCTCAGTGACTTGCTCTTGGTCCTGAGGTTCTGTGTGTCCCTAGTTCTCTCCatccctctgttttctctttctgccttgTCCTGCTCCCTCTTGTCTTGTGTCCATCTCTTTGGGACCCAGGCCCTGTTCCTGTCCATCCCCCTCCCATTTTCAAGATAGGAAGGTGGAGGTCAAGGGCCAGGCCACTCAGCCTCTGGAAAAACCTTATCCCCAGCCCTTAGCAACTCTCTTAGTCCCCCTTTTGCAGAGGATGAAGTTTGGCTGGCAGGGTAAACTGAGActgaagtgggggcaggggtCTGGCTCACCCCTGAGGAGCACTCCTTTTGTGGCCCGAGCAGCATCCTACAGCCCCTCCCCTGTGGACTGccagggcgggggagggggcctgGGTTCCCGCTGCCTTAAAAGGGCTCAATGTCTtggctctctcctccctcccccgtCCTGGGCCCTGGCTGGTTCTTCCCTGACGGTCCACTTTCCCCGAACCCCATGGGGGCCCCTCTCTGCCCTCCATAACCCACTGTCTCACCCCTCATTCCTACTCGCACCCATCCCTCTCTCCACCCTGCTGCCGAGGTCCCCAGAGGCTTCTACCCCCAGGGGGTCCAGGTCTCCCTTTCTGTGTCCCTGAgtctcctgcctccacccccaggcTCCCTATTCCCAACCTGCTCTGTTTAACATTCTTAGCTGTAAGACCTTGGACAAATAACTTCACCTGTCTGAGCCTGGAGTCCCCATCTGTAAATAAGGGATAATAATAGAGTGCTCCTCCTGGAGTTGAGAGAGAGGACTTTGAGAACACTTGAACCGGCCTGGAGCCCAGATGCGGTCACTCTCTCCTAGTTCTCTTGGCCCTCTGCCCCCAaatccagtgtttcccaaagtgtggtccAAGAGCCACCTGACTCTGAACCTAGAGGAACTGGATAAAACTGCATGTTCCAGACTGGACTGAGAGAAGCCTGGAGTGGGCTGGGTTTTCCCCATCACTCTGAGTTGGGGTGGGGGCCTGAAGCCCAGAGAGCACTGGGCCTATTCTTCCTGCATTCTTTAGGGCCTCCCTTCTGCAGACTTGCCTTCCTCCCCATCATCCTGCTCCCACAAATCCCTCTGGCCCAATGCCTTGTTCAAAAAAGGGGTTCCCAGGCACCCCACCTTTCTCTGTAGGAGGGCTGCTTTGCAGCCACAAAACCTCACACAGAGTGTGGGAAGCCCTTGGGAAGCAGACAGTCCtaaagggagaggcagagggaaggggacattgaaactgagggacagagaaagagagagaccgaGAGACCCAGGACAGAACGAGGGGCAGGGAGACTGAGGGCCAGAGGGTGGGACTTCTCCTGTCTCCAGTGTCAGTCCCAGTGACCCTCAGTTCTCgtcgccccccgccccccagtggAGCCCATCGCGACAAGGCTTAAGGAGGTCCGTCTGCAGAGGGAAGATTTCGAGATTCTGAAGGTGATCGGACGCGGGGCGTTCAGTGAGGTGAGCCCTGAGCTGTGGTGGTTGCTCCGCTTGGCGGGAGCCTCAACTTTCCGTGCcttgggagggaggcaggagttTGGGGCGGGGCCTTAGAAATTGATGAATGAGTTTAGAACCGGAGACCAGCAGGGGATGGGGGCGGGACTTGAGGCCAGTGGGCGTGATGTGGCTGGTGGGCGGGGTTTAGGGTGGAGTGCCGTCTGAGCCAGCCTGTTTGCTCCTCCGCCACCTCTACCCAAGTCACCCCGTTTCAACCTTCAGGTAGCGGTGGTAAAGATGAAGCAGACTGGCCAGGTGTACGCCATGAAGATCATGAATAAGTGGGACATGCTGAAGAGAGGAGAGGTGAGGCGCAGGCCTGGATGTACAGGGCGCTGAGGATCCTCCCCCCACACTCCCCAACCACTTCAGCTCCTCCGGTTGCCTCGCAGGTGTCATGCTTCCGCGAAGAGAGGGATGTGTTAGTGAACGGGGACCGGCGCTGGATCACACAGCTACATTTCGCCTTCCAGGACGAGAACTATCTGGTGAGCCCCAGGCCGGGTGACTAGAAGGATGGACCCCCACCCCCGAGGCTGTCAATTAacgaggtgggggcagggagaggaagttCTAGGGTGGGGGACCTCCACACATCCCGTGGGAGTCTGTGTGTGGTAGGAACGGGCTTTTTTTCTCAGGATGGTTGATGTCCATCACCGCCCTTTTCGCGGGCTGATTCTGCGGGGCTCTGTAAAGCAGCCGCCGCCAGGGGATTCTTACCTGGAATGGGAGAGCTCTGTAGAGTCTGTATGGGTCACTGGGCGGGCGGTATCTGGGCTCTACACTCTGGGCATTGGGAGGTCTCTGGgttctttttccctctgtgtgtgtgtgtgtgtgtgtgtgtgtgtgtgtgtagggggggaATGTAGAAGTGAATCTCTGCCCAGTGACATCCTGAGAGAGTTGGGGGGTGTTTTGGTGGGTTTCTCAGATTTGGCTTGGGAGATCTCTGGGGCTCTCTCGGTGCTGGGGCTGCCGGGTTTCTGCCCAGGGATGGGGCGTCTCTGGGAGCCTTTGTCACAGGCTATCAGCAATAGGTATCTAGGGGGGCTACCGACTCCCCATGACACGCCCCCTCCCAGTACCTGGTCATGGAGTACTACGTGGGCGGGGACCTGCTGACGCTGCTGAGCAAGTTTGGGGAGCGGATCCCGGCCGAGATGGCGCGCTTCTACCTGGCCGAGATTGTCATGGCCATAGACTCAGTGCACCGACTGGGCTATGTGCACAGGTGGGTACCGCACGGCCTGACGGGCGGGGCCGGGAGAGGGACAGTAAAGATTGGACCCCAGAAGGGTTCCTAGAAGGTTAGAGCCCAGAGGGGCGGGGCCTGGAAAGAGACCTTGCTGGTTGTGTCCCACTGGAGACAGGACCTGAGGAGTTGGGTTCAGAACTGTAGAATCCACGAAGGGCGAACCCTAGGAGGTGAAGCGTGAGGGCAGGACCTGGAGGCTTGGGAATTGGAGAGCCGGGTCCCTAAGGGTGGGGCTTGAGGCGGTGCTGCCTAGAGGGGTGGAGCCTGGTGAGAAAGTGGGAAGGAGGTTGACTTACACCTCCTGCCCGCCTTTCTTCACTCTGCGCAGGGACATCAAACCGGACAACATCCTTCTGGACCGCTGTGGCCACATCCGCTTGGCTGACTTTGGCTCGTGCCTGAAGTTGCAGGCAGATGGAACGGTGAGCGGTGCGCCCGCCCACCGTGGGCCACCAGTGAGGGGTGGGATCAGGTGCGGGACCTGAGGTGCAGAGTGTGGGGGCGGGGCTGAGGAGTGCCAGCAGAGATAGGATGGAGGCAGGACtagagggggaaggaggaggaggcaacCCAGGCCTAAGTGTGCTTGGCTCAGGGTTAGAAGAGGCAGGGGGTGGGATTAAGCTCCAGGGGCGTGGCTAGGAGGGGGTGGATCCAGGGCTTGGACGGGGTCGGCTGAGCCCAGCTCTGGTTCTGTTGGCTCAGGTGCGGTCGCTGGTGGCTGTGGGCACCCCAGACTACTTGTCCCCAGAGATCCTGCAGGCTGTGGGCGGCGGGCCGGGGACCGGCAGCTACGGGCCCGAGTGTGACTGGTGGGCATTGGGTGTGTTCGCCTATGAAATGTTCTATGGGCAGACGCCCTTCTATGCCGACTCCACCGCGGAGACCTACGGCAAGATCGTGCACTACAAGGTAAGCAGGGTCTCAGGAGCCCCTGATCTCTCCGCACGTGTTTCCAGACTGACATCCTCGCTTTCCCTCTCCCTTGGAGCAGGAGCACCTGTCTCTACCGCTGGCTGATGCAGGGGTTCCTGAGGAGGCTCGAGACCTTATCCAGCGACTCCTGTGTCCCCCGGAGACGCGGCTGGGCCGGAATGGAGCAGGTGATTTCCAGAAGCATCCTTTCTTCTTTGATCTTGACTGGGATGGTCTCCGAGACAGCGTGCCTCCCTTTACGCCAGATTTTGACGGTGCCACTGACACGTGCAACTTCGATGTGGTGGAAGATGGGCTCACTGCCATGGTGAGCGGGGGCGGGGTAGGTACCTGCGACCCCTGCTCCCCCATCGTTCCATAAAGTTGGGATTAGGAGAGTGCCTACCTCCTGGGGTCCTGAAATCATTTCTTCCCCAGAGCACCTCCTCTGTGCCCACCCAGTGCTGGGAACCCAGCAGTGACCTAGACTCACAGTCCAGTGGGGGAAACAAATGGGGTACACAGACTTGTCCCCAGACAATGACACCCCAGAGAGATCAAGCCTGCGATGGGGGAATGCAGGAGGCAGAGCTCCTGACTCAGCATGGAAGGTcctggagggcttcctggaggagggggctaTCTGAACTGATACCTGAAAGGCAGGAAGGCACCAAAGAGGAATCTTCCTTCCTTAGGCCATCTCTTTCTCAATGTTACACGAGCTACCCTGGAATGCTTGCTCAGCCAGGGTGCCCTTGTGCTGGGCACTGCTGGGTCACACACAAACCAAGTCAGCCCTGGTCCCTCATCCACTTACAGTCTGAAGAAGTATACAGTGATAGTGTGACAAGTGCCCTGAGGGAAGCAGCAagacacaataaaagaaaatgatagagGGGACACTTTAAATAGGCCCCAAATTAGGGTGGGATTTGGGTGCCACGTTTAAGTCAAGACTGGGAAGGGGTGAGGGGCCAGCCCTAACAACCAGTGCTCACCTCCCACCTGTGCTTTTCTTGTATAGGAGACACTGTCGGACATGCGGGAAGGCGTGCCACTGGGGGTCCACCTGCCTTTTGTGGGCTTCTCCTACTCCTGCATGGCCCTCAGGTAAGAGCTGACCCTGTGCAGCCTTTGAGGAGTGGGCTGGGGGTGACAGCCTCCAGAGGGTTACTGTATTTCTGGCCCATCAGCACCCACTAGAATTGCAGGATCAGTCTTGGAAGCTTATTGTTTTGGGACCAAGGACTCTTAGGAGCCCAGAGTTGTAGGACCTTAAAATTTCAGACCATAAGTACcttgaaattttatattcaatttaaaacCTCAGAGCCACAGACCCGGCCTTCCAGAATTTTCCAAGCTTACACTTAGACTTCTAGTACACAGTCATGGGACCTCAGAATCTTAGAAAGTaagtttagaatttttaaatcaacCTTAAAAGAACATGAATTCACTGAATCACTGACATAACCATAacgctttttaaaaacatgaattctACAAATAATACATTGCTTGTCacaagtaaattataaaatatggatAAGCAAAAGGAGGACCACCATCAGTGATGGCCCCTGGGTCACAGGTGTGCTCGCATGTATTTAACCATGAGAACGTGCTGTATTCTAATCTGTTTTGTTACCGGACAATGTACTGCAAACACCATTTCTTATCATGAACTACAACCTGGTCTTGACCTGCTATGTATATTCTCCTTACTGGGCATGTCAGGACTCCCTGTCCTCGCGGTTATAAGTCAGGCTGGACAAACAGCCACAGGTTGGTCTTGGCATTAGGTCCCTGAGACACAGTTCCCTGAGGGGATTGCTAGGTTGGGCAGGACATCCACCTTTATTGCCATTTCGTATTTGTAGGGAAGGTTTGTCCCCCTCCCACCAGCTGGGTGTGAGGGGGGTGTGGTGATGTCTAGAGTCACACTCTTGGGATACACCTCAGTCTTAAGACCGTATCTTTGGCGGTGGCCAGAGCTGGGTAGAGTCTCCCTCATTGGGCTCCCCTCACTGTCCTGAGGCCCTAAGGACGGGTGTACAAAGGTAACATGGAGAGGGAGGAGATGAACAGACCCTAGAACATGGGTCTGAGAGGGCAGCTCCCAGGGGTGGGCCTTTTCCTTTCCAAAAGACCTGTTGCAACCTGGCAGTTTGTTCCCTTcactctgcccctccccctcctcaaATCATGGGGTCCTTGGGTCTGGTGGCCTGTGCCTACAGGCCAGGGAGTCCTGGCCCTCCCCCCCtcaccctcttcctctccccagggACAATGAGGTTCCAGGCCCCATGCCCATGGAACTGGAGGCTGAGCCATTGCCTGAGGCACCTGTGCAAGTGTCCAGCCTGGAACCCACGGTGCCCCCACCAGAGGAAACAGTGAGTCGTTGGCGTGAGGGATGAATTCCAGAGAAAAGGCAAAGACTTCCAGGGTAGAGCGTACCATGGTGCGCTAAGCCCTCTGGGAGCCTATTCACAGGAAGTCGGAAAACAGACAACAGACAACAAATGTTACTTTAGTCAGAGATGATCAGAGGGCACTGAGGGTGTGTGGAGGGGGCTCTCAACGGAGAGGGGAAGTCCTGCCCATGGAGGAGGAGGACTGCCCATGGGAAGAAAAGTACTCATTGGTTAGCAGAGAGAACCTCCAGggcaaagaccctgaggtgggaACCAGCTGGTTTGTTTTTGAACAGGGAAAGGAGGGTGGTGAGGCTAAACTGCTCCAGGAGAAGGAAGGTggagagtgaggggaggggaggctgcagaggccagcagaaaacaaaccaaacaggGCCTTTTGGTGCCGCAGGCCTTCTCCTGAGGGCACTGAGGAGCTGCAGAAATTTTGAGCAGGGGAGCAACATGGTTAAGTTGAGTTGAGCATTTTAGGAACAGCCCTTTCGTTCCTGTGTGGAAGGTGGATGAGAAGGGAGCCAACTAAGGCTGGAGatcagggcagggcctgggtgcTTGGGTCATTGCAGGAGCTGTGGGGATTCCAAAAAGATGTAGGAATAGGCAAGTAGAGGACAAGAGAGGATCCCAGGCTTGGAATCTATGCCGGTCTGGAGTGCTCCAGGAGCCACAGGCAGCCCTAAGCTGGGTTCCCATATGCAGGCTGAAGCAGCAATTCCAGTGGCGGTTCCAGCAGCCATCCCAGCGGCTGTGGCAGCTGAGGTGACCTTGCAGGAGCTCCAGGAGGCCCTGGAGGAAGAGGTGCTTACCCGACAGAGCCTGAGCCGAGAGCTGGAGGCCATCCGCACGGCTAACCAGAACTTTGCCAGGTCGGGGTCGGGGCACAGGGGCCTGTCGCTACCTTTAGCAGACTCTCTCCAAGATCCCGAAGGGCTCATGGTCCTTACCTCCCCTCAGTCAACTCCGTGAGGCCGAGGCCAGGAACCGAAACTTGGAGGAGCATATTCGGCAGCTGCAAGAGCAGATGGAGGGGCTTCAGGCGGAAGGAGCAGCTGGTGAGTTCCTCAGTTGCCCCCGTTCCCGAGGGCGCCAGGGGAGGTTAGCCCGGACACCTGGGGGAGGGTAAGGGGCCCAGGCTGGGGCACGCCGCGCCACCCCCCCTCCGTCACTCCACGCGCCCAcgcctctctcttctccttccagctgTCACGGGGGTCCCCAGTCCCCGGGCCACGGATCCACCTTCCCATGTAAGACCCCTATTTTTCCCCTATGTCAAGCTTGCTGCCCCCTCTGCAGACCCCATCCTCTGGTCCAGATTTAGGGTTTACCCTACCTCTTTGGGGTTCCAGGTGGCAGACACCCTCCATTCAGCCCCACATGTACCAAATCTCCCACCGTTCAGGCTTCTCGCCAAATCTCGCCCGCAATCTCCCTCGATTCCCTCCCCGACCTCGGCTCCCCTTGCTGTCTCTCACACCCCTGCCGAGGCGGCTGGCTGGGCTGGGTTGGGCTCCGATCGGGTCACCTGTCCCTTCTCTCTTCAGCTAGATGGCCCCCCGCCCGTGGCTCTGGGCCAGTGCTCGCTGGTGGGGCCAAGCCCCATGCACCGCCGCCACCTGCTGCTCCCTGCCAGGGTACGTCCGGCTGCTCACACCCGCCCGCCGCCCCCGCAGCCGCCGACACGCCCCCACCTCGCTCCAAGCACCCGAAGCCGCTCGGCTTAGCTGTGCATCTGCGGGGCTTGacaggagtggggaggaagggtgCTCGGGCAGCCAATCAACACAGGCTGCTAGGAAGCAGCCAATAATGAGTTCGGACCAAACTCGAGGCTTGCAAGCCGACCAACCACAGCCGCCCGTGCTGTCAGGGGCGGGGCGGGTGCAAGGAGTATTGTGGACCCACCTATGAGCGTAGGCGGGGCGAACCCCAGGAACCAATCAGAGCCCGTGTCGCTGGTGCTGATCCTGCCGTTTCGCCCGCAGGTCCCTAGGCTTGGCCTATCGGAGGCGCGTTCCCTGCTCCTGTTCACCGTTGCTCTGGCTGGTGCCGCCGCCCTGGGCTGCACTGGGTTGGTGGCCGGCGCAGGCCATCTCACCCCGGTCTGGCGCCACCCAGGAACCGCCTTCGCCCCCTGAACCCTAAAAGCCCAGCTTGTCCTCCACTCGGGCCCACTGGA
It encodes:
- the DMPK gene encoding myotonin-protein kinase isoform X10, giving the protein MSAEVRLRRLQQLVLDPGFLGLEPLLDLLLGVHQELGASDLAQDKYVADFLQWVEPIATRLKEVRLQREDFEILKVIGRGAFSEVAVVKMKQTGQVYAMKIMNKWDMLKRGEVSCFREERDVLVNGDRRWITQLHFAFQDENYLYLVMEYYVGGDLLTLLSKFGERIPAEMARFYLAEIVMAIDSVHRLGYVHRDIKPDNILLDRCGHIRLADFGSCLKLQADGTVRSLVAVGTPDYLSPEILQAVGGGPGTGSYGPECDWWALGVFAYEMFYGQTPFYADSTAETYGKIVHYKEHLSLPLADAGVPEEARDLIQRLLCPPETRLGRNGADFDGATDTCNFDVVEDGLTAMVSGGGETLSDMREGVPLGVHLPFVGFSYSCMALRDNEVPGPMPMELEAEPLPEAPVQVSSLEPTVPPPEETAEAAIPVAVPAAIPAAVAAEVTLQELQEALEEEVLTRQSLSRELEAIRTANQNFASQLREAEARNRNLEEHIRQLQEQMEGLQAEGAAAVTGVPSPRATDPPSHLDGPPPVALGQCSLVGPSPMHRRHLLLPARVPRLGLSEARSLLLFTVALAGAAALGCTGLVAGAGHLTPVWRHPGTAFAP
- the DMPK gene encoding myotonin-protein kinase isoform X14, giving the protein MSAEVRLRRLQQLVLDPGFLGLEPLLDLLLGVHQELGASDLAQDKYVADFLQWVEPIATRLKEVRLQREDFEILKVIGRGAFSEVAVVKMKQTGQVYAMKIMNKWDMLKRGEVSCFREERDVLVNGDRRWITQLHFAFQDENYLYLVMEYYVGGDLLTLLSKFGERIPAEMARFYLAEIVMAIDSVHRLGYVHRDIKPDNILLDRCGHIRLADFGSCLKLQADGTVRSLVAVGTPDYLSPEILQAVGGGPGTGSYGPECDWWALGVFAYEMFYGQTPFYADSTAETYGKIVHYKEHLSLPLADAGVPEEARDLIQRLLCPPETRLGRNGAGDFQKHPFFFDLDWDGLRDSVPPFTPDFDGATDTCNFDVVEDGLTAMVSGGGETLSDMREGVPLGVHLPFVGFSYSCMALRDNEVPGPMPMELEAEPLPEAPVQVSSLEPTVPPPEETAEAAIPVAVPAAIPAAVAAEVTLQELQEALEEEVLTRQSLSRELEAIRTANQNFASQLREAEARNRNLEEHIRQLQEQMEGLQAEGAAARWPPARGSGPVLAGGAKPHAPPPPAAPCQGP
- the DMPK gene encoding myotonin-protein kinase isoform X15 codes for the protein MSAEVRLRRLQQLVLDPGFLGLEPLLDLLLGVHQELGASDLAQDKYVADFLQWVEPIATRLKEVRLQREDFEILKVIGRGAFSEVAVVKMKQTGQVYAMKIMNKWDMLKRGEVSCFREERDVLVNGDRRWITQLHFAFQDENYLYLVMEYYVGGDLLTLLSKFGERIPAEMARFYLAEIVMAIDSVHRLGYVHRDIKPDNILLDRCGHIRLADFGSCLKLQADGTVRSLVAVGTPDYLSPEILQAVGGGPGTGSYGPECDWWALGVFAYEMFYGQTPFYADSTAETYGKIVHYKEHLSLPLADAGVPEEARDLIQRLLCPPETRLGRNGAGDFQKHPFFFDLDWDGLRDSVPPFTPDFDGATDTCNFDVVEDGLTAMETLSDMREGVPLGVHLPFVGFSYSCMALRDNEVPGPMPMELEAEPLPEAPVQVSSLEPTVPPPEETAEAAIPVAVPAAIPAAVAAEVTLQELQEALEEEVLTRQSLSRELEAIRTANQNFASQLREAEARNRNLEEHIRQLQEQMEGLQAEGAAARWPPARGSGPVLAGGAKPHAPPPPAAPCQGP